A genome region from Glycine max cultivar Williams 82 chromosome 5, Glycine_max_v4.0, whole genome shotgun sequence includes the following:
- the LOC100779583 gene encoding telomere repeat-binding factor 2 yields MGAPKQKWTAEEEAALKAGVLKHGAGKWRTILTDPEFSAILRMRSNVDLKDKWRNINVTAIWGSRQKAKLALKRNLPAPKIDNNHMALSTIVRNDEVLDTKPIAVSGGPLQSPNLKEQISRLVDNHILEAIVNMKEQKGSDKVAIASFIEEKYRSPPNLSKLLSTKLKHMVASGKIVKEKHKYRIAPSSTVSEKRRCSSLVLLEEKPKDPSEVHKNDDVNILSKSQIDAEISKVKGLTAQEAAAAAAKAVAEAEAAIAQAEAAAREAEAAEAEAEAAQVFAKAAMKALKCKMLHI; encoded by the exons ATGGGTGCTCCTAAGCAGAAATGGACTGCGGAAGAAGAAGCGGCGCTGAAAGCTGGAGTACTCAAACATGGGGCAGGAAAATGGCGCACCATACTTACAGATCCTGAGTTCAGTGCCATCTTGCGTATGCGTTCGAATGTGGATCTCAAG GATAAATGGAGGAATATAAATGTGACAGCGATATGGGGATCCCGGCAGAAGGCAAAGCTTGCTCTTAAAAGGAACCTACCAGCCCCCAAAATTGATAATAACCATATGGCCTTGAGTACCATAGTTCGAAATGATGAAGTTCTTGATACTAAGCCCATAGCAGTTTCTGGTGGACCATTGCAATCCCCCAATTTGAAAGAACAAATATCAAG GTTGGTGGATAATCATATATTAGAGGCCATTGTCAATATGAAGGAGCAGAAGGGTTCTGACAAGGTTGCCATTGCTTCTTTCATAGAG GAAAAATATCGGTCACCACCTAATCTCAGTAAATTGCTGTCAACCAAACTGAAGCATATGGTGGCAAGTGGCAAAATAGTCAAG GAAAAGCATAAGTACAGAATTGCGCCAAGTTCAACTGTCTCTGAGAAAAGAAGATGCTCTTCATTGGTACTTTTGGAAGAGAAGCCCAAAGATCCTTCAGAAGTACATAAGAATGATGATGTCAACATCCTTTCAAAATCCCAAATTGATGCAGAGATTTCGAAAGTGAAGGGCTTGACAGCTCAAGAGGCAGCTGCTGCAGCTGCAAAAGCAGTTGCAGAGGCAGAGGCTGCAATTGCACAGGCTGAGGCAGCAGCTAGGGAGGCTGAGGCTGCAGAAGCTGAGGCTGAGGCTGCTCAAGTGTTTGCAAAAGCAGCAATGAAGGCGCTAAAATGCAAAATGCTTCATATTTG